The proteins below come from a single Ornithodoros turicata isolate Travis unplaced genomic scaffold, ASM3712646v1 ctg00000955.1, whole genome shotgun sequence genomic window:
- the LOC135375895 gene encoding uncharacterized protein LOC135375895, with translation MDQILQGIPHTTCYIDDILVTGRSIEEHIANLKQALKRLRERGVRLEKEKCEFFKEELSYLGHRISRDGPTTLDDKVTAPTTTLSLGSHVCSLVAVSSIAEPDLNGQETAPSGPTTGISSMAAARLQRWTCNLAAHRYSVVYKASAAKANADFLSRLPQPTRGCKEDVVGETYVFFCDYFENIPVKSSDISRVTCKDPLLSRVVQFVLNGWETQSTPPPERLLPTFPCNVTSAHAGPHEAFRG, from the exons ATGGATCAGATTCTTCAGGGCATTCCTCACACAACGTGCTACATTGATGATATTCTCGTGACTGGCAGATCAATAGAGGAGCATATAGCCAATTTGAAACAGGCGCTAAAACGTCTTCGAGAGCGTGGGGTACGACTTGAGAAAGAAAAGTGCGAGTTCTTCAAGGAAGAGCTTTCGTACCTGGGTCATAGAATCAGCAGGGACGGGCCGACTACGTTGGACGACAAGGTGACTGCCCCGACCACGA CGTTATCCCTAGGATCGCACGTATGTTCGCTTGTGGCTGTTAGCTCTATCGCTGAACCAGATCTCAACGGCCAGGAGACTGCCCCGTCAG GGCCAACGACGGGGATCTCTTCAATGGCAGCGGCACGGTTGCAGCGATGGACATGCAACCTGGCAGCCCACCGGTACAGTGTAGTGTACAAGGCCTCGGCAGCAAAAGCGAACGCAGACTTCCTCTCGAGACTGCCACAACCGACTAGAGGCTGCAAGGAGGACGTGGTCGGCGAGACGTATGTGTTTTTCTGTGACTATTTCGAGAACATTCCCGTAAAAAGCAGTGACATTTCCCGAGTTACGTGCAAGGACCCCCTGCTCAGCAGAGTGGTTCAGTTCGTACTGAATGGTTGGG AAACACAAAGCACGCCGCCACCAGAAAGGCTCCTGCCAACCTTCCCTTGCAACGTAACATCCGCACATGCTGGACCTCATGAGGCCTTCCGTGGCTGA